In Sulfitobacter guttiformis, the genomic stretch CCAGCCTGCCGGTAATTTCGCGAATTGATCCCGAACAACCCGATCAGGTGGGGTATAACCCAGGGGTGTCAGGCATCGCTCTGAACTACAACCGCGTTCATTTTGAATGGAGACGCGCGAGTGGCAATTATACTGTGACGATGGAGGGGCGCTCCGATAAGTATCGCCCCGCAGTGACAATGGCCGTTATGCAAATCCGTGATCGTGCTGCGCCGGTTTACACCTATGAAGATAAGGCGGGAATTGACGCGTGGTCTGTTGCCCGTGGTGCTCTAGGCGGCAGCGGCTCCCGTTGGTTGCCGGTGCGCAAGCCAGGCTTGTATGCAGGCGAAGTTTTCCAGACGCTGGCGGGCGCTCACGGGATCAGGTTGAGTGCGCCGAAGATTGTGGATGTGGTTCCCGAGGCTGAGATCCTCGTCCGTCAGGAAAGCGAGGACTTGAGAAGTATTCTGCGCGACATGCTGAAATGGTCAACCAACCTGACGGCTGAAATGATGGGCCTTGCAGCGAGCGCTGCCCATGGACCGGTTCCGGTGAGCCTCAAAGCGTCTGCATCACAGATGAATATCTGGGCCCGCGCGAATTTGGGGATGACGGGGCCCGCGCTGGTGGATCACTCCGGCCTTGGTGATGATAGCCGTTTAACAGCGAACGACATGGTTGCAGCCCTTGTGCATGCCCGCAACGAGGGCCTGCGCGATATTCTCAAGCCCGTGAAAATGCGTGATGAAAAGCGCAAAGTAGTGGATGATCATCCGATCAAGGTTGATGCGAAGACAGGTACACTAAATTTCGTGTCCGCGCTTGCGGGGTATCTGACGGGACCTGACGGGACAGAGATGGCATTTGCCATTTTTGCGGCCGATCAGGATATTCGCGCGAAGTTGACTCGCGCTGAGCGTGAAGGCCCTCCGGGGAGCGACAGCTGGAACATCCGCGCTAAACGGATGCAGCAGCATCTTATTGAGCGCTGGGGCGTTCTTTACGGCGCTTAGCCTGCTGATTTTAAACCTGACTGCTTTTATGGGAGAGCTGGGGGATGCTCCTCAGGTGAGGTGGCGTGCGCGGGCTCCGCGTTCAATCGCTGCAGCGTGCAACCGGTCAATATTCAGCTCATAGCGGATTTCTTCGAGAATACGCATCTCGGCTTCCTCAAGCTTGCCATCGGCTGCGGCAACATCGCAAGCCAGTGCATATGCGGTCTCGTTCAGGCGATCGGGCAGGGCCTCGCGCACCAAACCGAATAGAGCATCTAGGCCGTCTTCTTGCTCGAACAGATCGAATACCATCTGGCTGACGGTCTTGATCCGGTCTTGGTCGAAATCGGCAAAGATCGGGAGCAGGGTGACAGCCGTCTGGATCTTGATAAGCTCTGTGGTGCCAATATGTTCGTCCGAGGCGGAAACGGCGATCATTACGGCCACAAGACAATCCTGTGCGCTAAGCGTAAGGGAGGGGTCGTTTTGCATTCTAGGGGATCCTTTACGCGGCGATGTTAGATGTGCAGATTATTGACGGCACGGGCCTTGCGCAATAGACGATGCCAATGCGGCGCGATAAGGTGCTAGCGATTATTTTCGGGAAGTTTGATATGTCTGAGATGCGGGATGCAGCAATGCAGAGCAAAGCGTGGCCTTTTGAAGAAGCGCGCCGCCTGCTCAAACGCTATCAGGGTAAAGCGCCTGAGAAGGGGTATGTCCTGTTCGAAACAGGCTATGGCCCCTCCGGACTGCCGCATATCGGAACCTTTGGCGAGGTTGCCCGGACAACGATGATCCGCCGCGCATTCGAGGCGATCAGCGACATTCCTACCCGCCTTGTTTGCTTTTCCGACGATCTTGACGGCATGCGGAAGGTGCCGAGCAATGTCCCGAATCCGGAGGCGTTGATCGAGCATTTGCAGCTGCCGCTGACATCTGTGCCTGATCCGTTTGGCGAGTTCGAAAGCTTTGGGCATCATAACAATGCAATGCTGCGGCGGTTTCTCGATACCTTTGGTTTTGAATATGAGTTTATCTCGGCCACTGAATTCTATGCTTCCGGCCAGTTCGACGAGATTCTGATGCGCGCCGCTGAAAAATACGATGAGATCATGGAAGTCATGCTCAAATCTCTTCGCGAGGAACGGCGTCAGACCTATTCCATCTTCCTGCCGATCCATCCGGTGACCGGTCGAGTGATGTATGTGCCGATGAAATCGGTGGATGCAAAGGCGGGGACGATCACTTTTGACACCGATGAAGGCGAGGAGATGACCCTTCCGGTGACGGGCGGTAATGTAAAGCTGCAATGGAAACCCGATTTCGGGGCGCGTTGGGCGGCCCTCGGGGTCGATTTCGAGATGTACGGCAAGGATCACAGTACCAACACGCCGATCTACGATTCGATTTGTCGTATCCTTGGCGCGCGTGCGCCGGAGCATTTCAGCTATGAGTTGTTCCTTGATCAGGACGGGCACAAGATTTCAAAGACTTCCGGCAACGGACTGTCGATAGACGAATGGCTTACCTATGCCAGTGCGGAATCTCTGTCGTATTTTATGTATCTCAAGCCCAAGACGGCCAAGCGGATGTATTTCGATGTGATCCCTAAGGCGGTGGACGAATACCACCAGCAGTTGCGCGCCTATGAGACCCAGGACATCAAAGGCCAGCTCAACAATCCCGTCTGGCACATCCACGGCGGCGATGTGCCGAAATCGGATATGGTTGTACCATTCTCGATGTTGCTCAACCTCGCCTCTGTTTCGTCGGCAGAGGATAAGGCCCAACTGTGGGGCTTTATCCAGCGCTATGCACCCGAGGCAACACCTGAAACGAACCCCGGCATGGACGCAGCCGCAGCATTTGCGGTGCGCTACTTCAATGATTTCGTGAAGCCCGAAAAGGTATTCCGAACGCCCAGCGAACTGGAACGTGAGGCGCTGATCGATCTGCGCGCGCAACTGTCTGAGTGGGATGGCGGCCTTGATGCAGATGCGTTGCAGACGATGGTGTTTGCCGTGGGCAAGGAGCGTTTTGATCCGCTTCGCGACTGGTTTACTGCCCTCTATGAAGTGCTTCTTGGCGCGTCGCAGGGGCCACGGTTTGGCGGGTTTATCGCCCTTTATGGCGTTGAGGAAACAGTCGCGCTGATTGACAACGCGTTGGCTGGAAAATTGACAGCAGTGTGAAACTCTTGCCCTGTCGCTTGCGTGATTTACTTTAGGTCATGAAGGCGACAGGGAGAGTGACAATGAAAATGGTAGTCTTGGCGGCGACATTTGCGATGCTGACTGCGTTTGGTGCGCAAGCACAGGATGCTGAAATACGTGGCACAATCAATCAGCAGTTTGAGGCGTTCAAGGTGGATGATTTCACCACTGCCTTCACGTTTGCTAGTCCGTCATTGCAGATGTTTTTTCAAAACCCGCAGAACTTTGGCCGTATGGTGAGCCAAGGGTATCCGATGGTATGGCGGCCTTCGCGGGTCGATTATCTGGATCTGCGACAAGAGGATGATACCTATTGGCAAAGGGTGCAGATTACGGAC encodes the following:
- the dacB gene encoding D-alanyl-D-alanine carboxypeptidase/D-alanyl-D-alanine endopeptidase; this encodes MERAFSRRYFLGTAAAAAVLGSHTAQAAPPTESLRPVQRGEAFFKRAARSVEDILGEAKLAGNVSFAVSDAATGKTLETHDAAIARPPASVTKAITALYALDALGAGHRFETRLLATGGVVNGEIGGDLVLVGGGDPTLDTDTLALMAANLKAAGIIGVKGGFKVYEASLPVISRIDPEQPDQVGYNPGVSGIALNYNRVHFEWRRASGNYTVTMEGRSDKYRPAVTMAVMQIRDRAAPVYTYEDKAGIDAWSVARGALGGSGSRWLPVRKPGLYAGEVFQTLAGAHGIRLSAPKIVDVVPEAEILVRQESEDLRSILRDMLKWSTNLTAEMMGLAASAAHGPVPVSLKASASQMNIWARANLGMTGPALVDHSGLGDDSRLTANDMVAALVHARNEGLRDILKPVKMRDEKRKVVDDHPIKVDAKTGTLNFVSALAGYLTGPDGTEMAFAIFAADQDIRAKLTRAEREGPPGSDSWNIRAKRMQQHLIERWGVLYGA
- a CDS encoding DUF4864 domain-containing protein translates to MKMVVLAATFAMLTAFGAQAQDAEIRGTINQQFEAFKVDDFTTAFTFASPSLQMFFQNPQNFGRMVSQGYPMVWRPSRVDYLDLRQEDDTYWQRVQITDQKGRFHLLEYRMEQTPDGWRISGVQILDAPGAAV
- a CDS encoding lysine--tRNA ligase, with translation MSEMRDAAMQSKAWPFEEARRLLKRYQGKAPEKGYVLFETGYGPSGLPHIGTFGEVARTTMIRRAFEAISDIPTRLVCFSDDLDGMRKVPSNVPNPEALIEHLQLPLTSVPDPFGEFESFGHHNNAMLRRFLDTFGFEYEFISATEFYASGQFDEILMRAAEKYDEIMEVMLKSLREERRQTYSIFLPIHPVTGRVMYVPMKSVDAKAGTITFDTDEGEEMTLPVTGGNVKLQWKPDFGARWAALGVDFEMYGKDHSTNTPIYDSICRILGARAPEHFSYELFLDQDGHKISKTSGNGLSIDEWLTYASAESLSYFMYLKPKTAKRMYFDVIPKAVDEYHQQLRAYETQDIKGQLNNPVWHIHGGDVPKSDMVVPFSMLLNLASVSSAEDKAQLWGFIQRYAPEATPETNPGMDAAAAFAVRYFNDFVKPEKVFRTPSELEREALIDLRAQLSEWDGGLDADALQTMVFAVGKERFDPLRDWFTALYEVLLGASQGPRFGGFIALYGVEETVALIDNALAGKLTAV
- a CDS encoding tellurite resistance TerB family protein — encoded protein: MQNDPSLTLSAQDCLVAVMIAVSASDEHIGTTELIKIQTAVTLLPIFADFDQDRIKTVSQMVFDLFEQEDGLDALFGLVREALPDRLNETAYALACDVAAADGKLEEAEMRILEEIRYELNIDRLHAAAIERGARARHLT